AAGGCCTTTCCCATCCGGTGAAGCACATACGCGATAAAGACCAAGTAACTCCCGAGACCGGTACAGCCCCCGAGTATAAAGATAAGCTTGATGGGCGCGGTGATCTCGCTGAAAACCGACAGATCGATAAAGAGCTTGAATCCTATGACCCACCAGATGATAATTCCGGGATTGGTTATGGCGATGCTGAACCCGGTGAGAAATGAAAAGCGCTTTTTATAGACGAGCGGCGAATCCCCGGGATGGCAGACGTGGCGGAATTCCCGGTACGATCGGTACAGCAGAAACGACAGAACGAGTACGCCCAGCGAATAGATGATGATCTGCGACTGCTTGAGCACGAGGAAGTGCCCGATACCGAAGAGCGTGAGCGCGCCGTAAATGAAGTCCGAAGTCACCGACCCCGCCGCCACGGCGAACGCGGGAAACAGGTGTCCGTTTATGGCCCTCCTGGCAACGTCGACCTGCACGGCGCCAACGGGTATAGCGGACAGGAAGCCAAGGAACATGCTGAATCCGATCAGCACGGCGAATTTCGAACAGATGATCCAGTTCATGGCGCAATCCGCATTTGTATCCCTTTTAACGGGGATTTGTCAAATAAAAATATACCTCGCGGCGTCGATTCAAGCCGCTTTAAGTTATTTAAGTTGTCAAGGAGGCTATTTGTTTTATGTGCGATAAATCCCGCATATGTTACCTATCCGGGAGTGCTCCGGTTCCCCGCCGGGAGAGCTTTTTTCTCCGTCTCTACCGTAAGGAGTGTCGGCTATCTGCGGGATTCGTGGCAACTCCGGCATACAATGAGACGTAGAGGTTTTTGTTTTGGAGTATATACATTCAAAGTAATATAGTGGGGATGCATTACGGTGATCATACAACGGTACTGGCGGGTCGCGGTGATAATTCTCGCGGCCGGAGTTTTCCTGGCGTCGCATTCGCCGCCGGGC
Above is a window of Spirochaetota bacterium DNA encoding:
- a CDS encoding LysE family transporter, with translation MNWIICSKFAVLIGFSMFLGFLSAIPVGAVQVDVARRAINGHLFPAFAVAAGSVTSDFIYGALTLFGIGHFLVLKQSQIIIYSLGVLVLSFLLYRSYREFRHVCHPGDSPLVYKKRFSFLTGFSIAITNPGIIIWWVIGFKLFIDLSVFSEITAPIKLIFILGGCTGLGSYLVFIAYVLHRMGKAFPERYIDRMQVGLMALLVVLIGYFGWQLLAIVFNYTQPVLSKF